The Anopheles coluzzii chromosome 2, AcolN3, whole genome shotgun sequence genome window below encodes:
- the LOC120950319 gene encoding isopentenyl-diphosphate Delta-isomerase 1 produces the protein MLFSWLRTAGRLPLPARSFSNVATASSAKLQEQALEEKCILVNDHDQATGSASKRDCHRVDPDGNIRLHRAFSVFLFNSAGDMLLQRRSVEKITFPDCYTNACCSHPLYDIEGEREELNALGIRRAAQRRLNYELGIPMAQARPENFHYITRIHYADRGDGTWGEHEIDYILFLQKDVDLKPNDSEVSEVRYIPRSGLTDAIARLDAPLTPWFRLILQHRLQLWWDNLPNLKQYENHKQIERF, from the exons ATGCTGTTCTCGTGGTTGCGGACTGCTGGGAGGCTACCTCTTCCCGCCCGTTCCTTTTCAAATGTGGCCACGGCCAGCTCTGCCAAGCTGCAGGAACAGGCGCTGGAGGAGAAGTGTATCCTGGTGAACGATCACGATCAGGCCACCGGAAGTGCCTCGAAGCGGGACTGCCACCGGGTGGATCCCGACGGTAACATTCGTCTGCATCGTGCGTTCAGTGTCTTCCTGTTCAACAGTGCCGGAGATATGCTGCTGCAACGTAGATCCGTCGAAAAG ATAACATTTCCCGACTGCTACACGAACGCTTGCTGCAGCCATCCGCTGTACGACATCGAGGGAGAGCGGGAGGAGCTGAATGCCCTTGGCATTCGGCGCGCTGCCCAGCGACGATTGAACTACGAGCTTGGCATTCCAATGGCACAG GCACGGCCGGAAAACTTCCACTACATCACCCGCATCCACTACGCCGACCGGGGCGATGGGACGTGGGGAGAGCACGAGATCGACTACATTCTGTTCCTGCAGAAAGATGTCGACCTGAAGCCAAACGACAGCGAGGTCAGCGAGGTGCGATACATTCCGCGCAGTGGGCTGACGGATGCCATCGCACGGCTGGATGCACCGCTAACGCCCTGGTTCCGGCTGATCTTGCAGCACCGGCTGCAGCTGTGGTGGGACAATTTGCCCAATTTGAAGCAGTACGAAAACCACAAGCAGATCGAACGATTCTAG